In Planctomycetota bacterium, the DNA window AACCCCACGGATATCATCTTCCTGCTTCCGGCGTTCCTGCTCCGGCAGGTTGCTGGTGGTTTTTATAAAGTCCTCGTCATTCCAGAGCCACTGAAACTCCTTATTGCTTCTAGCTTTTAATTCATAGTGCAGTAATAAATTAATGGCGTGGGACAAACTGGTTAGAGCATTGCCTTTGTCTTTCCTTATTGAATATATGCAGGATGCGCCATACCAGGCAGAGGGGTTTGCCTGGTCAATCTCCAGGACTTTGATGCACAACTCTAAGGCTTTATCATCCCTGCCCAGCCGGTCAAGGGTAATGGATTTGTTATGCCAGACATTTGGGCTGGAAGTGCCGAGTTCCATTGCATTGGTATATGCTTGCAGGGCTTTTTTATATTTAACGGCTTTATATAGAGCGATTCCTTCGTCAACCAGTTTATCCGCAAACTTAGGTTTGGTTTTAAGGACTTCTTTATAGGCGGCTATGGCTTCGCTGTGCCGGCCTAAATCATCCAAGACCGCGCCTTTTTTAACCAGTGCTTTGGTATATGATGGGTTAAGTTCTAGCGTCTTGTCAAGCACCGCCAGGGCATCTTCAAATTTGCCGTCATTATATAGTTTTGACGCTTCAGCGCACAGTATCTGGGCGTCTTTAGCCGGTGTATGTTTGGACGTTTCTGTTGAAGCTGGTTGAGAAGCGCATCCGGCCACGGTAATCACGGCGCAGAGAAGACCGATGATGATAAGGATGATCCGACTCATACTGCTTTCCTTAGCAAATTAATGAGGGATAGTCAATGATAAATCAGCATGGGTAATTATCCGTGTTTTAGTGGTGTCATGCTGAACACCAAAGGTGACGTCTCTACTCGTTTCAGCAGCTGTGTTATGAGACCCTGAAACAAGTTCGCCCGGCGCGGTCCCTTCGGGTTCAGGGTGACAAATAATGGGTTATGAAATACGCTCTTAGTGTCTTTGTGCCTTCGTGGCTAATCCTTCCGTTCAGATATTATCACCGCAGACCCAGCCCGTTGAAAATGCGGCCTGCATATTATAGCCGCCGGTCTTGGCGTCGATATCAATCACCTCGCCGGCGAACCAGAGTCCCGGCGCAATCCTTGATTCCATGGTCTTGGGGTTTATGTCCTTGGTGGCCACGCCGCCCCGGGTGACTATCGCCTCGCTAATCGGCAGGACGCTCTCCACCGTCAATCTCAAGCCGAACAACCCGTCTATCAATCTCTGGCGCTCCAAAGCGGTTATCTGGTTGGCGTCCTTATTGCCGTCCACCCGGCAATATTCCAGGAACCGGGTAATCAGTCCCTGGGGCATCAGATTCTTGAATATATTCTTTATGCCTTTGGCAGAGTTGGCCTTGAATTCACGCAACAGCCGGGCATCGAGTATCTTATTGTCAAGCGCCGGCTTGAAGTTAATGGCTACCTGCACTTTGCTCTTAAGCTCCAAGGCGTCATAGATAGCCGCGCTCAGGTCCAGCACAATCGGGCCGGATATCCCGAAGTGGGTAAACAGCATCTCGCCGAATTGTTCGGCTACTGGCTTGTTATTTGACAGGAGCGTCAGGCGCACGTTCTTAAGCGCGATACCCTGCCAATCCTTGATGAACCCAGCCCCTGCTCCCAGCCCATCCTTTACTGTTGATGGGCTGGGTGCATGCAGAGTTGTAACGGAATCATGATTATTTCGGGACAGGGGCTGGGTGAAGTGCTCCTTTATGCGCACCGCAGACAGGGCCGGTTTCAGGGCGACTATCAGATGCCCTAATGACTCGGCCAGTTTATAGCCGTCGCCGGTTGAGCCGGTCTGGGGATAGGACAGCCCGCCGGTGGTGATGGCGATATGCGGAGCCAGGAATTCCTGGCCTGAATATGTCCGGATGCCGGTTATCCCCTCACCTATCCTCTCCCCATAGGGGAGAGGGAAGGGTGAGGGGGTTAATTTCTTGTCGGCGGTCAGCACCTCAATGACCCGTTCACCGTATAGAATTTTGACATTCTTATTATTTAGCTTGGATTTCAGGGTATTCAGGACATCGGCTGAACTATCGCTCTGAGGGAAGACCCGTCCGCCCCGTTCGGTCTTGAGTTTCAGTCCGGCATCCTCAAAGAAGGCCATCAGGTCGGCGTTAAAGAACTGGGCGAATGAATTGCGCAGGAAATCGTGTGATTCGGAAAACTCAGCCAGAAACGACTTAAGGTCACCGGAATTAGTCAGGTTACAGCGGCCCTTACCGGAGATGAGCAGTTTCCGTCCGGGCGACTCATTGCGTTCGACCAGGAGCACTTGTCGGCCCCGTTCCGCGGCGCGGATAGCGGACATCATCCCGGCCGGCCCGGCGCCGATAACAATCGCGTCATAATGTTGGTCGCTGGCTGGTTTTGTCATAAGGGCATATTATCAGGAAATATTGGAAAACCAAGTAAATAGAACGTAGTTTGGAGAAGTTCGTGGGACACGATTTATAATTTCTGAGCTATATTTTTCTTCAACCAATTGACTTGTATAGGGTTATTCTATTTCCGGCATAAATCAGCCCACAGGGGGGGTACCCCGGGTATACCCACCCCCACCCCCCGGTATACCCGGTCTGGCTTTTGGGATAATATTATGTTAGTTTTGGACTAACATAATCTTAGTTTTGAGCTAACATAACCTTAGTTTTGAGCTAACATAACCTTAGCTTTGAACTAACATAATCTTAGCTTTGAACTAACATAACCTTAGCTTTGAACTAACATAATCTTAGCTTTGAACTAACATAACCTTAGCTTTGAGCTGACATAACCTTAGTTTTGAGCTAACATAATATCAGTTTTGAACTAACATAACCTTAGTTTTGAGCTAACATAATATCAGTTTTGAACTAACATAATATTAGGCCACTCAGGCCGGGGTTTTTACACAAAATCCAATTTTTCTTGTCCGTTTTTGACTTAATTGGGGGCTAATTGCGGGGCAGTTTCTACCCTGATATTTAGGACTTTATTTTCATCCGTATATATGATATAGGGGCTGATTGATATATCAATGCAGAAACCACGAATGGACACGCCCCTACGGGCGGGCGTAAGCCCGAATGAACGCTAATGGGATGCAGATGAATAAAATCTGGATTCCCGCTTTCGCGGGAATGACATCTTTATAGTCCTTTGTGAACTTTGTGGTCTCCGTGGTGAATGCTTATTTGTTTTCCTTGGGTTGACACGGCTGGGAGTTTGTGCTATCCTAACTTACTATGGACTCCTTTAAATTAGTCAGCAGATTCAAGCCCTGCGGTGACCAGCCCCAGGCCATTAAGAAGCTCGTCGCGGGCATCAATGCGAATAAGCAGAATCAGGTTTTGTTGGGCGTGACCGGCTCAGGCAAGACATTCACTGTGGCTAATGCCATAGCCAAAGTCAATCGTCCGACACTGGTGATTTCACATAACAAGACCCTGGCCGCCCAGTTATACGCCGAGTTCAAGGAGTTTTTCCCGCATAACGCGGTGCATTATTTCGTGAGTTATTACGATTATTACCAGCCCGAGGCCTATATCCCCCAGCGGGATATCTATATAGAAAAGGACGCGGCGATTAATGAGAATCTGGAGCGGCTGCGACTGGCCGCCACCTCGGCCCTGCTGTCCCGGCGCGATGTGATTATCGTGGCCAGCGTTTCCTGCATCTACAATCTCGGCTCGCCTGAGGATTATGCCGGGATGGCGCTGCCGATTAAAAAGGGTGACCGGATGCCCAGGCGGGAGTTCCTGAAACGGCTGGTGGATATGCAATACGAGCGCTCGGAGACGGATTTCAAGCCGGGCAGTTTCCGGCTGCGGGGCGGCGAGATTATAGAGATTTTCCCGCCGTACCAGGATAATGCGCTCCGGATTATATTCGGCGATAAATTAGCCCCTCACCTATCCTCTCCCCAAGGGGGAGAGGGAAGGGTACGGGGAGATACCATAGAGCAGATTCTGATGGTGCATCCGCTGACCGGACAGACCATTTCAGCCCTGGACCAATACATGCTTTTCCCGACCAAGCATTTTATCATTCCGGAAACCAAGGTGGCCCAAGGGGTGGAGTCCATCCGGCGCGAGCTGGAGTCGCATCTCAAGGCGCTCCAGAAGCAGGGCAAGGCGCTGGAGGCCCAGCGGCTCCAGAGCCGGACCAATTATGATTTGGAGATGATTGCGGAAATCGGGTATTGCAAGGGCATCGAGAACTACGCCCGTCATTTCAGCGGCCGGCCGGCTGGGCAGAGGCCGACCACGCTGATTGATTATTTCCCGCCGGATTTCCTGACCCTGGTGGACGAGTCGCACGTGACTATCCCGCAGATACGGGGGATGTTCAACGGCGACCAGGCGCGCAAGAAGGTGCTGATAGAATACGGGTTCCGGTTGCCCTCGGCGCTGGATAACCGGCCGATGAAGTTTCCGGAATGGGAATCCTCGGTCAGGCAGCGGGTGTTCATCTCGGCCACGCCCGGTCCGTATGAAATGGGGCTGGCAAGCCCCATTAGAAATGACACAACCGCTACTGATAATAATAATCGGGCGACAAAGACACCTGCCAAGGCGGGCATTTCTAACGGGGCAAGTAAGCCGGATGTGGTGGAACAGATTATTCGCCCGACCGGATTGGTTGACCCGGCAATCATCATCAGGCCGATTACCGGGCAGATTGCCGACCTGCTCCAGCGGATTCAGCAGCGGATAAAATCCAATGAGCGGGTGCTGATTACCACACTGACCAAGCGGCTGGCTGAGGAGCTGTCATCCTATCTGCAGGAGAACCGGATAAAGGGCAAATACCTGCATTCGGATATACATACGATTGAGCGGGTCAAGATTCTCAATGAACTGCGCCAGGGTAAGTTTGATGTCCTGGTCGGCGTGAATCTGCTCAGGGAAGGGCTGGACCTGCCTGAGGTGTCGCTGGTGGCGATTCTGGATGCGGATAAGGAGGGGTTCCTGCGTTCGGCTACATCCATTATCCAGACGGTCGGGCGGACGGCCCGGAATGTCAATGGCGAGGTGGTGCTCTATGCGGACCATATGACTGATTCCATCAACCAGGCGATGAGCGAGACCACCCGGCGCCGGAATATTCAGCTGGCTTACAATAAGAAGAATAATATTACGCCTAAGACCATCAAGAAGGAGATTCTTAAGGGGATTGAGATGGAAGACCGGGGCAGGGAGGTCTCGGCCCGGGCTATCGGGATGAAGTTAGAGGCGTATAAAGGGGTGGAGCTGGTTCGGGAACTGGAAAGAGAGATGTACGAGGCGGCTGAGAAGCTGGATTTTGAATACGCGGCTCAGGTCAGGGATACCATAAAGAAGATAAGGAAGAAGTAGTGGTCAATTTTGCCACAGAGACACAGAGAACGCAGAGCGACTGCGGAGTAGATACGAAGCGAACACGGAGAAATGCAACCACGAATGGACACAAATAAACACGAAAGAGAACTCCGCAGAGACCGTGAAGCGAACACGAATGGCACGAATAGGAGCGAATTACACGAATAATTATTAACCACAGATGAACACAGATGGGCGCGGATGATTTCTACTTCTTTTCCTTTACACCGGTGCACGGAGGCCAGGGATTAGTTTTGCGGTATTCTTCAGTCGGAACTTCAGCTTGTTTGGCTTCTGCGTCGACTACAAAACGATATTCTTCAGATGACCAATAGAGATATTTATTATTCTCTTCCCACCATTTAATAAACTTATTGTCAATTTTATTTTCGCATAATGGAGTGCCGTAGTGAAATAATTGTAACATATGATTTGCTATCCAACTATTAGGATTTTCAAACTGTGCAATCCTGAGATATTCATCAAATTCGGATAAGTCCTTAAAGGCAAAGGCCAATGTATATATAAGAGACAGTTTCTTTCTTGAATCAGTTGTTTTTCTTATCTCCTCCTTAAGTGCCTTATGAGCTGGTTCGCCAATATCCGCGAGTGCCATGGGGAGATAACAATAACCTCGTACAAAAGGGCTCTCCTCTTTTATTTTTGTTATTATCGGAGTTATAGCTCTACGGCCACAAGCAGCTAAAGGTTTTACATAATCACCCGATACCTCACCTCTTCTATTTAAGTGCATTTGGAAAATATAATAATGCGGCAATAGCCACCAGCCAAGAAACATTAATCCAAACAGCAATAATGTCAGGATAAACAGGTAAATCTTTTTACGATTCATAGTATAATAGGTATCACCCCAATAGGGGTATTGTCAACTACAATCTGTATAATCTGTGTAAATACCCGGTGCGCTCCGGTAGGTGCTCCCGACCATCTCTTCGCTCAGGGGAGCGTGGAGCGTATAGCGTAGAGATTTGATACAGATTACGCCAGATAGCCGTCGGTTTGAATCTTGCAGAGGTTGTGATAGACGCCCTTCTTTTCCATCAGTTCCTGATGATTACCGGTTTCTTTTATCTCGCCTTTGTGGATGACATAGATGCGGTCAACATTCTGGATGGTTGATAACCGGTGCGCGATGATGATAGAGGTCATTTTCTTGACCATCTTCTTAATGGCTTCCTGGATGTAATACTCGGTTTCCACGTCCACTGATGAGGTAGCTTCGTCCAGTATCAGGATAGACGGTTCAAAGGCCATGGTCCGGGCGAATGCCAGCAACTGGCGCTGGCCGCCGGAAAGGGTCATGCCGCGCTCGCCGACCCGGCTGTCGTATTTGTTGGGCATCTTCTCAATAAAGGTGGAAGCGAAGATATCCTCGCAGACGTCTTTTACTTTAGCCGGGGTGACGGCGCTATCCCAGAGCGAGATGTTGTCGTTGACCGTGCCGGCGAAGAGGAAGACATCCTGGAGCACGATGCCCAATCTGCGGCGCAGGTCCTGCTGGCTCATATCCTTGATGTTAATGCCGTCAATCAGAATCCGGCCTGAGTCGACATCATAGAATCGGCAGAGCAGATTGATAATTGTAGATTTGCCGCTGCCGGTCACGCCGACAAAGGCAATGCTTTCGTTCTTCTTTATCTTGAACGAGATGTTCTTCAGGACCGGCTTGCCCGGCTCGTATGAGAAGGTGACATTGTCAAACTCTATTTCGTGCCCCTGCGGGTCTTCTTTCAGTTCCCGGGGCAGGGCCGGGTTCCGGACATCAACCGGCGTATCCAGTATTTGGAAGATGCGCTCGGCCGAGGCCATGGCGCCCTGGAACATCAAATACTTATCAGCCAGGTCCTGAATCGGGCCGAAGAAGTTAATACTGTATTCCATAAACGTATAGATTACGCCGATTTCAATGACGTCGTTTAAAGCCAATCCGCCGCCGAAATATAAAATCAGGGCAATGACCGAGCCCCGGAGTATGGAGACCAGCGGTATAAAAGTTGACTGGTAAATCAGGGCCCGGCGGGACAGGTCATAGTGCTCATAATTGATGCCGGAGAATTTATTGAGGGTCTTGGGCTCCTGATTGAATGACTGGATGACCTTTACGCCGGACAGGCTTTCAGCCAGATAGGCGTTTAATTGAGCCAGTTTCTTGCGCATGTCCCGGTAGGTGGTTCTTAATTTCGGTTTGAATATCATGGTTATGATGAGCAGGGGGATTACGGCGGACAGCGCAATCAACGCCAGTTTATAGTTCAGCCAAAACATGACAACTGCCAATACGACAATTATAAATATATCATTCACTACGGTAACCATGGCCGTGGAAAGGAAATCACCCAGAGCATTAACATCGTTAGTCACCCGGGTAATCAGCCGGCCGACCGGCTGTTTGTCATAAAAGCCCAGGGACATCTGCTGGAGATGCCCGAATGTTTTCATCCTGATATTAAAGATAATCTTTTGGCCCAGTTTTGACATGGAGTAATTCTGCCAGATGCTCAGGAGCAGGCAAATAACCAGATTGGCCAGGATAATCAGGGCGATAACGATAAACTGGCGCCGGTCAAACTTATCGGACGTAATCTTTAGTTGAGGGGTTTCGGCCGGGTATAGCAATTCCAGCGCATTTCGGTTGAGCCGTTTTATGACTTTCTCGCCTTGGGCTCCTTTTATCCGGCCGTAAAGATTGGCCAGGTCTTTAGCTGCCTTATCTGAACTTGGTTTTCTTATTGTGATTAATTTTGCAATCGCGTCTTTTTGGTTTAGTAAATTATTGAGTTCCTCAACCGTATCATTCTGAATAACAACCCCATCTATCCTGAGCGCGTCACAGAGATTCTTGACGGAAAATTTGCCAGTATCAGTGGGGCTGATCGCGGGCTGGTCGGTAAATTCATTGTCAGAGAAGTCGGACACAGGCACAAGTTCATTTAACGCCAAACCCTGTAATCTCGGGCCGAGGGCCACGGATAATATAGTCAGAACAAATGTCAGGAAGATAAGCACGATTATCTGTCCGGTAAAGGGCTTAGCAAAGACCAGGAGCCGTTTGGGCAGGCTCAGGTCATACTGCTTGTCAACAATGTCGTCTTCTTGGTGATACGCTTGCATATATTTTTAACAACAGGATTTAGCCGATTAAGCGGAAATCGGGTAATTAACCTGCGCGCACTTCGTGTGCTCGGATTCACGCTCCGCTTAGTTCCGCTTAATCCCGTTGTCGTTAATTACGGCGTTTATTATATTTCTTCCAGTTGTTCTTTTATATTCTGGTATTCGCAGAATCGGGCATAGGCGTTATTCTTGGCCAGCAACTCCGAATGGGTTCCCTGCTCAATAATTTCCCCCTTGTCCATAAAGACAATCAAATCAGCCATGCTCATCACGGCCAGCCGGTGCGAGACCACCAGCACGGTCTGGCTTTGTGATTTATTGGCGATAATATTCCTGAGGATGGTTCGCTCGGTTTCGTAATCCACGGCCGAGAAACAGTCGTCCAGGATGAGCAGGGGCGGATTTTTAATCAAGGCCCGGGCCAGCGAGACCCGTTGGCGCTGGCCGCCGGAGAGATTGATACCCCGCTCGCCCAGATAGGCTTCATATTTTTGGGGTATGGAATCTATGGCTTCGCGCATGACTACGGATCCGGCGGTGTTGGATATGGTTTCGTCCGAGGCCGGGTCATCCAGCCCGAAGGTTATGTTATTCCTGATGGTATCCGAGAACAGGAAGACATCCTGGGGCACTACGCCCATCAGAGAGCGCAGGTTTTTGACGGAGTAATTCTTGATGTTGATGCCGTTAATCATGATTTCGCCCGAATCGCCGTCGTAGAACCGGACCAGCAGGTTGAGCAGGGTGGTTTTGCCTGAGCCGATGGGCCCGGTAATGGCCACGATGGAATTGGCCGGAATCTTAAGGTTGATATTCTTAAGCACCTGGATGACCTTACATTTATCCTGTTGGGGCAGCCCATCTTGGGATAATTCCGGTATCTTGTGAGAGAAATTTACGTCCCGGAATTCCACTCTCACATCGCTGGTTTCGGGAACCGGGCTGGCGCCCCGGTCTTCAACCTCCGGCTGGATATTGAGTATCTGCTCTAATCTTTTCATTGAAGCCGAAGCAAACTGGTAAAACCTAACTGACATTCCCAAGCCAACCATGGGCCAGGCAATCCGGCCCAGAAGCTGCATAAATGTTACCAAATCCCCCGGCGTAATCTGCCCGTCAATTACCTGAATCCCGCCAAAGAAAAGTATGACAAAAGCAGTGACGCCTACGTTAAAGCCCAGAAATGGATGAAAATACGAAGAAAGCTTGGCCAGCGAAAGGTTCTTTTTCAGGTAGATATCATTTGCCTCGCGGAAACGGTCTAACTGGTTGGCCTCCTGGGCAAATGATTTGACCACCCGGACGCCGGAGAAGTTCTCCTCGGCTGACTGCGAAATGCCGGACATTGATTCCTGCACCTGGGTTCCTTTAGCATGCATACGTTTACCTACAGCCCATACTAAGAATGGCAATAAGGAGCAGCTGAGGACAGTATAAAGGGTCAAGCTCGGGCTTATACCTATCATAATGAACGGCACCATTATGAAATAGAAGAAGATATCCACGATGATGATGGCGCCATCACCCAGGAACATCTTGACCCATTCCACGTCATTGGTGGCCCGGGACATGATGTCGCCGGTTCGGGCGTTGTGGAAGAAGTTCATTGATAGTTTCTGGAGATGTCCGAACAGCTTGTTTCTGATATTGTTGGCGACCAAAAGCGAGGCGCTCTGATATAAGTAACGCCACCAATAACGCAGGAAACCTTGGATGAGTATTCCGCCTATATAAGCCAGCAAAAGCAGGCCCAGTCGCCTGATGGTTTCAGTCGGATTGGTTGTGCCGATGATGCCGCCCACCGTTATGTTGACTGCCAGTCCGGTAAGTATTGGCAGGTAGACATCGATGACATCCACTACAAACAGCGCCAGGCTGGCGATGATATACTTCTTGTAGTGCCCCTTCAGCAACGGCAGAAACAACCTTAGGTTCTTGAACATAATTAGAGTTCGGTCTTATATCATTCTGGGGAAAAATCAAGTAAAATGAGCAGATGACTTACGGCGGACCGTTTAATGAACCGGGGTATTCATTGATTCCTGTGCCTGCCGGACAAAGGCCTCCAGGCGCATCTCCTCGCCCGGATTCTTGATGCCGTCCACGGTCATGGTCAGTACCGGAATGTTGTATTCGTCCTTGAAGCGCTTGAGCAGGGCGGTGACGATATTGCCGGGCATGCAGCCGAAGGGAATAATATTGAGGATGCCGTTGAATCCGGCGTGGGCGTATTCCTCGGCCCGGCCCAGGCTCAGGACCGCCTCGCCTCTCAGGGCCGGTTCAATATAGGCCGAGCCGTGTTTGACCACCACCGAGGTCGGCGATTCATAGTGGAAATGCCGGATTTTTCCCTTGAAATGCTTCTTGATTTTATTCGCCTCGCGTTCCTGGAAGACCAGGGTGACTTTCTGCTTGATGAAACTCAAATAGTCATTCTTGAGCAGGAAATCCTCTTCCCGGAGATAATCGATGTAATCCAGCCACTCCTCAAAAGGCGGCAGGGCCACCTCGGCGCCCAGCTCTTCCATTTTAGCCACCGCGTGGTTGTTGGTGAAGGGATTGCTGCGCACGTAGATTTCGCCGATGACGCCGATCTTCGGCTTGGGCTTGGAATAATCGGTCTTGATTTTGTCAAACCGCTTGATGGCGTCTTTGGTAAAGCCCTCGATATCGCCGTTCTCTTTGGGCGCGGACTCAATGAATTTCTGGAGACTCTGGAATGTCTCCGCATAAACCCGGTTGGTCTCGCCCTTGGTCGTTTCATAAGGCCGGGTTTCCCGGGCTAATTTCTGGAGCAGGTCCAGCAGCACCAGCCCGCGCCAGACGTTTTTCTTGAATTTGGCCGAACCGAGCACCGCCATATCCTTATGGAAATTGGCGGTTTGGTCAAAGGTCACTATGGGCACGTCATTTAAGCCCACCTCGTCCAGCACCATCCGGTGCAGTTTGTTATACTGGCCGAACCGGCAGGGTCCTTTGGCCGAAGGCATGAAAAAGGCGCTGCGGGCCGGCTTAAAATCCGGAAGCCGGCTCTGCTTGATAATATCGCCGGTGGTGATGATGCTCGGGAAGCACTCACGACCTGAGGTGTATTTCCGGCCGATAATCAGGCTCTCGTCATCGGACGGCGGCAAGGCCTGTGAATCTATGCCGGCCGACCTGAATGCGGCCGCTATGACAAATCCGTGGTCATCCATATAAGGGATATAGATAGTCCGGGAATCGCGCGGCAGGGCCGCCAGCGATACAGTGGCCGACGGATGGCTGCTGGTGGTGGCCAGGTTCCGGGCGTGCTTTATCGTATCGATGAACGCCTCGCACCGGGTCTGCATTCCCACGTCCGCGCTGTGCTCGTCTATTTCCAGAGACAGGTAGGGCTTGCCGTGCATCTCCTTCTCGAAGAACTTGGTGATGTAGGAATCCGGCCCGCAGTTGAAGTTAGTCAGGTAGACCGCAAACAGGTTTTTAGTCCGTCCGATATAGCGGGCCGCGGCCAGGATTTTCTGGCCGGACCGCCAGTACATATACGGATAATCCCGGCCGATTTCCTCGCCCATGGCTTTCATCGGCAGGAAGTCAATCGGGATGACCGTCATGCCCAGCTTGCGCAGTTTCTCAGCCAGATTGAGATTCAGGCCGGTGTCATAACTGTTGTAGGAACGGGTCAGCAGCACCAGGGCCGGCGCGTTCCCGGCCAGGACCTCCTGGCCGCGTTCAACCTGCCAGCGGTCGAACCGCTCCTGGGCATCAAAGGCCCGCTCCATGCAGCGCTCGACATTATTCGTGTGGTGCTCGATGGACTTGGCTATCTTCTTTAAGGTTTTTTCTATTTCCTTCCGGCCCCGGTCCATATAAAATACCGGCCGGATGATTTTAGTATTGTATTTCTTATAATCAATGGCGCTCCGGGTGGTATCCGGCAATGCCTGGATATAAGGGCAGTTGTACGAACGGTCAAAGTGTTTGCTCAGGGGCGGCATATTCACCTGGAACGGGATAAACAGATAGTCAATGCCCTTTTCCAGGACGTTAATGATATGGCCGTGCGCGGTCTTTATCGGGAAGCACGGCTCAGCCACCACGTTCTCCACGCCCTTCTTGATGACCGCCCGGTTGGTGTCGTCGGATAAGACTATCTCCAGCCCCAGCTCCGAGAAGAAGGTATGCCAGAGCGGATACAGGTCGTAGAAGACCGAGATGCGCGGAATGCCGATTCTGGGTTTGGCGGCCTGTCCCTCCTTGTGGACGGGTAAAGTGTCCGCCTGCAGCAGCATCTTCTGGCGTTCCCTGAAGAAGTTGGGCGACTTGGCCCTCAAGTGCTGGGCCGATTGCTTGTCTTCGGTATCGTCGTATTTCCCGCAGCGCGAGCCGTAGTGCAGGGTTTTGGCCTTGGACTGCTCCCCGCTGAACTTGACCCGGTGTATCTCGCAGTTGTTCGGGCAATCCGTGCACTCAAACGATGATGATTCATATTGGATATGTTTCAGGTCGAAACCCTTGAATTTGGTTTTATAATCGCTGGTCTCTCTTTCCTCTTTAGCCATGATGGCCGCGCCGACCGCGCCCAGGATATCGTGATGGGGCGGGACAATCACCTTTTTTCCGGTCACCTGCTCAAAGGCGTTCTTGACCGCCCGGTTAAAGGCCACGCCGCCTTGGAAAAATATATGCTCGCCGACCTTGCGCTTTTCCACCACCTTGTTGAGATAATTCTCCACAATGGAATAAGCCAGGCCGGAAATCAGGTCGTCCTTGGCCACGCCCAGCTGTTTGTAATAATTCAACTGCGATTCCACAAAGACCGTGCAGCGCTCGCCCAGCGAGCACGGG includes these proteins:
- a CDS encoding CoA activase, encoding MYLGIDIGSVAVKVVVLDGDLKIKETQYVRSHGQPFETTLAVLKDVFTRHNPEYIEFIATTGTGGKNLATFTNAAFVNEITAQATGTSTLYPKVKTIIEIGGEDAKVIKVDSYYGKAVRVTDFATNSACAAGTGSFLDQQASRMGIKIEDVGREALNSKHPSTVAARCSVFAKSDMIHLQQVGTSIGDILAGLCFAMARNFKSSIAKGINIEKPIAFQGGVAANQGMIRAFREILQIDEKDIIVPEHFAFMGAIGSVLSLAHSYRPRRIKGMPIGPARIISDLERYLSERKLDIQKLAPLKNDDYTIRVEPYPTKPGAKIEAYVGVDVGSISTNVVVIDNNNNVLSRRYLMTAGKPIEAVRQGLLEVGTEIADKVIIKGAGSTGSGRHLTGEFFGADVIKNEITSHARAAVAADPRVDTIFEIGGQDSKYISLKDGVVVDFTMNKVCAAGTGSFLEEQAEKLAIKINQEFAERAFCSGGPCSLGERCTVFVESQLNYYKQLGVAKDDLISGLAYSIVENYLNKVVEKRKVGEHIFFQGGVAFNRAVKNAFEQVTGKKVIVPPHHDILGAVGAAIMAKEERETSDYKTKFKGFDLKHIQYESSSFECTDCPNNCEIHRVKFSGEQSKAKTLHYGSRCGKYDDTEDKQSAQHLRAKSPNFFRERQKMLLQADTLPVHKEGQAAKPRIGIPRISVFYDLYPLWHTFFSELGLEIVLSDDTNRAVIKKGVENVVAEPCFPIKTAHGHIINVLEKGIDYLFIPFQVNMPPLSKHFDRSYNCPYIQALPDTTRSAIDYKKYNTKIIRPVFYMDRGRKEIEKTLKKIAKSIEHHTNNVERCMERAFDAQERFDRWQVERGQEVLAGNAPALVLLTRSYNSYDTGLNLNLAEKLRKLGMTVIPIDFLPMKAMGEEIGRDYPYMYWRSGQKILAAARYIGRTKNLFAVYLTNFNCGPDSYITKFFEKEMHGKPYLSLEIDEHSADVGMQTRCEAFIDTIKHARNLATTSSHPSATVSLAALPRDSRTIYIPYMDDHGFVIAAAFRSAGIDSQALPPSDDESLIIGRKYTSGRECFPSIITTGDIIKQSRLPDFKPARSAFFMPSAKGPCRFGQYNKLHRMVLDEVGLNDVPIVTFDQTANFHKDMAVLGSAKFKKNVWRGLVLLDLLQKLARETRPYETTKGETNRVYAETFQSLQKFIESAPKENGDIEGFTKDAIKRFDKIKTDYSKPKPKIGVIGEIYVRSNPFTNNHAVAKMEELGAEVALPPFEEWLDYIDYLREEDFLLKNDYLSFIKQKVTLVFQEREANKIKKHFKGKIRHFHYESPTSVVVKHGSAYIEPALRGEAVLSLGRAEEYAHAGFNGILNIIPFGCMPGNIVTALLKRFKDEYNIPVLTMTVDGIKNPGEEMRLEAFVRQAQESMNTPVH
- a CDS encoding ABC transporter ATP-binding protein; translated protein: MFKNLRLFLPLLKGHYKKYIIASLALFVVDVIDVYLPILTGLAVNITVGGIIGTTNPTETIRRLGLLLLAYIGGILIQGFLRYWWRYLYQSASLLVANNIRNKLFGHLQKLSMNFFHNARTGDIMSRATNDVEWVKMFLGDGAIIIVDIFFYFIMVPFIMIGISPSLTLYTVLSCSLLPFLVWAVGKRMHAKGTQVQESMSGISQSAEENFSGVRVVKSFAQEANQLDRFREANDIYLKKNLSLAKLSSYFHPFLGFNVGVTAFVILFFGGIQVIDGQITPGDLVTFMQLLGRIAWPMVGLGMSVRFYQFASASMKRLEQILNIQPEVEDRGASPVPETSDVRVEFRDVNFSHKIPELSQDGLPQQDKCKVIQVLKNINLKIPANSIVAITGPIGSGKTTLLNLLVRFYDGDSGEIMINGINIKNYSVKNLRSLMGVVPQDVFLFSDTIRNNITFGLDDPASDETISNTAGSVVMREAIDSIPQKYEAYLGERGINLSGGQRQRVSLARALIKNPPLLILDDCFSAVDYETERTILRNIIANKSQSQTVLVVSHRLAVMSMADLIVFMDKGEIIEQGTHSELLAKNNAYARFCEYQNIKEQLEEI